In Canis aureus isolate CA01 chromosome 6, VMU_Caureus_v.1.0, whole genome shotgun sequence, one genomic interval encodes:
- the RIOK3 gene encoding serine/threonine-protein kinase RIO3 isoform X2: MTLKMISCPWATPQNTISCSLADVMSEQLAKELQLKEEAAAFPEVTASEGPFITGENIDTSSDLMLAQMLQMEFDREYDAQLRREEKKFNGDSKVSISFENYRKVHPYEDSDSSEDEVDWQDTRDDPYIPAKPVPTPKKGFIGKGKDITTKHDEVVCGRKNTARMENFAPGFQVGDGIGMDLKLSNHVFNALKQHAYSEERRSARLHEKKEHSTAEKAVDPKTRLLMYKMVNSGMLETITGCISTGKESVVFHAYGGSMEDEKEDSKVIPTECAIKVFKTTLNEFKNRDKYIKDDFRFKDRFSKLNPRKIIRMWAEKEMHNLTRMQRAGIPCPTVVLLKKHILVMSFIGHDQVPAPKLKEVKLSSEEMKEAYYQTLHLMQQLYNECTLVHADLSEYNMLWHAGKVWLIDVSQSVEPTHPHGLEFLFRDCRNVSQFFQKGGVKEALGERELFNAVSGLNISADNEADFLAEIEALEKMNEDHVQKNGRKAASFLKDDGGPPVLYDE, from the exons ATGACTTTGAAGATGATTTCT tGTCCATGGGCTACCCCTCAAAACACAATATCTTGTTCCTTGGCTGATGTAATGAGTGAACAGCTGGCTAAAGAATTGCAGTTGAAAGAAGAAGCTGCTGCTTTTCCTGAAGTTAC TGCCTCTGAAGGACCATTTATTACCGGAGAAAACATTGACACTTCTAGTGACCTAATGCTGGCTCAGATGCTACAGATGGAATTTGACAGAGAATATGACGCACAGCTTAGgcgtgaagaaaaaaaattcaatggagATAGCAAAG tttccatttcctttgaaaattatCGAAAAGTGCATCCTTACGAAGACAGTGATAGCTCTGAGGATGAGGTTGACTGGCAAGACACTCGTGATGATCCCTACATACCAG CAAAACCAGTTCCTACTCCCAAAAAGGGTTTTattggaaaaggaaaagacatcACCACCAAACATGATGAAGTAGTATGTGGGAGAAAGAATACAGCCAGAATGGAAAAT tTTGCACCTGGGTTTCAGGTAGGAGATGGAATTGGAATGGATTTAAAACTATCAAACCAtgtttttaatgctttaaaaCAACATGCCTACTCAGAAGAACGTCGAAGTGCCCGCCTCCATGAGAAAAAGGAGCATTCTACGGca GAAAAAGCAGTTGATCCTAAGACACGTTTGCTTATGTATAAAATGGTCAACTCTGGAATGCTGGAGACAATCACTGGCTGTATTAGTACAGGAAAGGAATCTGTTGTCTTTCATGCATATGGCGGGAG cATGGAGGACGAAAAGGAAGATAGTAAAGTTATACCTACAGAATGTGCCATCAAGGTATTTAAAACAACCCTTAATGAGTTTAAGAATCGTGACAAATATATTAAAGATGATTTCAGGTTTAAAGATCGCTTCAGTAAACTAAATCCACGTAAGATCATCCGCATGTgggcagaaaaagaaatgcacaatCTCACAAG aATGCAGAGAGCTGGAATTCCTTGTCCAACAGTTGTACTACTCAAGAAACACATTTTAGTTATGTCTTTTATTGGTCATGATCAAGTTCCAGCCCCTAAATTAAAAGAAGTAAAGCTCAGTagtgaagaaatgaaagaagcctACTACCAAACTCTTCAT TTGATGCAGCAGTTATATAACGAATGTACACTTGTACATGCTGACCTCAGTGAGTATAACATGCTGTGGCATGCTGGGAAG GTCTGGTTGATTGACGTCAGTCAGTCTGTGGAACCAACCCATCCTCATGGCCTGGAGTTCTTGTTCCGTGACTGTAGGAATGTTTCACAG tttttCCAGAAAGGAGGAGTAAAGGAAGCCCTGGGTGAGCGAGAACTCTTTAATGCTGTTTCAGGCTTAAACATTTCAGCAGATAATGAAGCTGATTTCTTAGCTGAG ATAGAAGCTTTGGAGAAAATGAATGAAGATCATGTTcagaagaatggaaggaaagctgcttcatttttgaaagatgatGGAGGTCCACCAGTCCTATATGATGAATAG
- the RIOK3 gene encoding serine/threonine-protein kinase RIO3 isoform X3 — MDLVGVASPEPRPAAAWGPSKCPWATPQNTISCSLADVMSEQLAKELQLKEEAAAFPEVTASEGPFITGENIDTSSDLMLAQMLQMEFDREYDAQLRREEKKFNGDSKVSISFENYRKVHPYEDSDSSEDEVDWQDTRDDPYIPAKPVPTPKKGFIGKGKDITTKHDEVVCGRKNTARMENFAPGFQVGDGIGMDLKLSNHVFNALKQHAYSEERRSARLHEKKEHSTAEKAVDPKTRLLMYKMVNSGMLETITGCISTGKESVVFHAYGGSMEDEKEDSKVIPTECAIKVFKTTLNEFKNRDKYIKDDFRFKDRFSKLNPRKIIRMWAEKEMHNLTRMQRAGIPCPTVVLLKKHILVMSFIGHDQVPAPKLKEVKLSSEEMKEAYYQTLHLMQQLYNECTLVHADLSEYNMLWHAGKVWLIDVSQSVEPTHPHGLEFLFRDCRNVSQIEALEKMNEDHVQKNGRKAASFLKDDGGPPVLYDE; from the exons tGTCCATGGGCTACCCCTCAAAACACAATATCTTGTTCCTTGGCTGATGTAATGAGTGAACAGCTGGCTAAAGAATTGCAGTTGAAAGAAGAAGCTGCTGCTTTTCCTGAAGTTAC TGCCTCTGAAGGACCATTTATTACCGGAGAAAACATTGACACTTCTAGTGACCTAATGCTGGCTCAGATGCTACAGATGGAATTTGACAGAGAATATGACGCACAGCTTAGgcgtgaagaaaaaaaattcaatggagATAGCAAAG tttccatttcctttgaaaattatCGAAAAGTGCATCCTTACGAAGACAGTGATAGCTCTGAGGATGAGGTTGACTGGCAAGACACTCGTGATGATCCCTACATACCAG CAAAACCAGTTCCTACTCCCAAAAAGGGTTTTattggaaaaggaaaagacatcACCACCAAACATGATGAAGTAGTATGTGGGAGAAAGAATACAGCCAGAATGGAAAAT tTTGCACCTGGGTTTCAGGTAGGAGATGGAATTGGAATGGATTTAAAACTATCAAACCAtgtttttaatgctttaaaaCAACATGCCTACTCAGAAGAACGTCGAAGTGCCCGCCTCCATGAGAAAAAGGAGCATTCTACGGca GAAAAAGCAGTTGATCCTAAGACACGTTTGCTTATGTATAAAATGGTCAACTCTGGAATGCTGGAGACAATCACTGGCTGTATTAGTACAGGAAAGGAATCTGTTGTCTTTCATGCATATGGCGGGAG cATGGAGGACGAAAAGGAAGATAGTAAAGTTATACCTACAGAATGTGCCATCAAGGTATTTAAAACAACCCTTAATGAGTTTAAGAATCGTGACAAATATATTAAAGATGATTTCAGGTTTAAAGATCGCTTCAGTAAACTAAATCCACGTAAGATCATCCGCATGTgggcagaaaaagaaatgcacaatCTCACAAG aATGCAGAGAGCTGGAATTCCTTGTCCAACAGTTGTACTACTCAAGAAACACATTTTAGTTATGTCTTTTATTGGTCATGATCAAGTTCCAGCCCCTAAATTAAAAGAAGTAAAGCTCAGTagtgaagaaatgaaagaagcctACTACCAAACTCTTCAT TTGATGCAGCAGTTATATAACGAATGTACACTTGTACATGCTGACCTCAGTGAGTATAACATGCTGTGGCATGCTGGGAAG GTCTGGTTGATTGACGTCAGTCAGTCTGTGGAACCAACCCATCCTCATGGCCTGGAGTTCTTGTTCCGTGACTGTAGGAATGTTTCACAG ATAGAAGCTTTGGAGAAAATGAATGAAGATCATGTTcagaagaatggaaggaaagctgcttcatttttgaaagatgatGGAGGTCCACCAGTCCTATATGATGAATAG
- the RIOK3 gene encoding serine/threonine-protein kinase RIO3 isoform X1, whose amino-acid sequence MDLVGVASPEPRPAAAWGPSKCPWATPQNTISCSLADVMSEQLAKELQLKEEAAAFPEVTASEGPFITGENIDTSSDLMLAQMLQMEFDREYDAQLRREEKKFNGDSKVSISFENYRKVHPYEDSDSSEDEVDWQDTRDDPYIPAKPVPTPKKGFIGKGKDITTKHDEVVCGRKNTARMENFAPGFQVGDGIGMDLKLSNHVFNALKQHAYSEERRSARLHEKKEHSTAEKAVDPKTRLLMYKMVNSGMLETITGCISTGKESVVFHAYGGSMEDEKEDSKVIPTECAIKVFKTTLNEFKNRDKYIKDDFRFKDRFSKLNPRKIIRMWAEKEMHNLTRMQRAGIPCPTVVLLKKHILVMSFIGHDQVPAPKLKEVKLSSEEMKEAYYQTLHLMQQLYNECTLVHADLSEYNMLWHAGKVWLIDVSQSVEPTHPHGLEFLFRDCRNVSQFFQKGGVKEALGERELFNAVSGLNISADNEADFLAEIEALEKMNEDHVQKNGRKAASFLKDDGGPPVLYDE is encoded by the exons tGTCCATGGGCTACCCCTCAAAACACAATATCTTGTTCCTTGGCTGATGTAATGAGTGAACAGCTGGCTAAAGAATTGCAGTTGAAAGAAGAAGCTGCTGCTTTTCCTGAAGTTAC TGCCTCTGAAGGACCATTTATTACCGGAGAAAACATTGACACTTCTAGTGACCTAATGCTGGCTCAGATGCTACAGATGGAATTTGACAGAGAATATGACGCACAGCTTAGgcgtgaagaaaaaaaattcaatggagATAGCAAAG tttccatttcctttgaaaattatCGAAAAGTGCATCCTTACGAAGACAGTGATAGCTCTGAGGATGAGGTTGACTGGCAAGACACTCGTGATGATCCCTACATACCAG CAAAACCAGTTCCTACTCCCAAAAAGGGTTTTattggaaaaggaaaagacatcACCACCAAACATGATGAAGTAGTATGTGGGAGAAAGAATACAGCCAGAATGGAAAAT tTTGCACCTGGGTTTCAGGTAGGAGATGGAATTGGAATGGATTTAAAACTATCAAACCAtgtttttaatgctttaaaaCAACATGCCTACTCAGAAGAACGTCGAAGTGCCCGCCTCCATGAGAAAAAGGAGCATTCTACGGca GAAAAAGCAGTTGATCCTAAGACACGTTTGCTTATGTATAAAATGGTCAACTCTGGAATGCTGGAGACAATCACTGGCTGTATTAGTACAGGAAAGGAATCTGTTGTCTTTCATGCATATGGCGGGAG cATGGAGGACGAAAAGGAAGATAGTAAAGTTATACCTACAGAATGTGCCATCAAGGTATTTAAAACAACCCTTAATGAGTTTAAGAATCGTGACAAATATATTAAAGATGATTTCAGGTTTAAAGATCGCTTCAGTAAACTAAATCCACGTAAGATCATCCGCATGTgggcagaaaaagaaatgcacaatCTCACAAG aATGCAGAGAGCTGGAATTCCTTGTCCAACAGTTGTACTACTCAAGAAACACATTTTAGTTATGTCTTTTATTGGTCATGATCAAGTTCCAGCCCCTAAATTAAAAGAAGTAAAGCTCAGTagtgaagaaatgaaagaagcctACTACCAAACTCTTCAT TTGATGCAGCAGTTATATAACGAATGTACACTTGTACATGCTGACCTCAGTGAGTATAACATGCTGTGGCATGCTGGGAAG GTCTGGTTGATTGACGTCAGTCAGTCTGTGGAACCAACCCATCCTCATGGCCTGGAGTTCTTGTTCCGTGACTGTAGGAATGTTTCACAG tttttCCAGAAAGGAGGAGTAAAGGAAGCCCTGGGTGAGCGAGAACTCTTTAATGCTGTTTCAGGCTTAAACATTTCAGCAGATAATGAAGCTGATTTCTTAGCTGAG ATAGAAGCTTTGGAGAAAATGAATGAAGATCATGTTcagaagaatggaaggaaagctgcttcatttttgaaagatgatGGAGGTCCACCAGTCCTATATGATGAATAG
- the RIOK3 gene encoding serine/threonine-protein kinase RIO3 isoform X4: MSEQLAKELQLKEEAAAFPEVTASEGPFITGENIDTSSDLMLAQMLQMEFDREYDAQLRREEKKFNGDSKVSISFENYRKVHPYEDSDSSEDEVDWQDTRDDPYIPAKPVPTPKKGFIGKGKDITTKHDEVVCGRKNTARMENFAPGFQVGDGIGMDLKLSNHVFNALKQHAYSEERRSARLHEKKEHSTAEKAVDPKTRLLMYKMVNSGMLETITGCISTGKESVVFHAYGGSMEDEKEDSKVIPTECAIKVFKTTLNEFKNRDKYIKDDFRFKDRFSKLNPRKIIRMWAEKEMHNLTRMQRAGIPCPTVVLLKKHILVMSFIGHDQVPAPKLKEVKLSSEEMKEAYYQTLHLMQQLYNECTLVHADLSEYNMLWHAGKVWLIDVSQSVEPTHPHGLEFLFRDCRNVSQFFQKGGVKEALGERELFNAVSGLNISADNEADFLAEIEALEKMNEDHVQKNGRKAASFLKDDGGPPVLYDE; encoded by the exons ATGAGTGAACAGCTGGCTAAAGAATTGCAGTTGAAAGAAGAAGCTGCTGCTTTTCCTGAAGTTAC TGCCTCTGAAGGACCATTTATTACCGGAGAAAACATTGACACTTCTAGTGACCTAATGCTGGCTCAGATGCTACAGATGGAATTTGACAGAGAATATGACGCACAGCTTAGgcgtgaagaaaaaaaattcaatggagATAGCAAAG tttccatttcctttgaaaattatCGAAAAGTGCATCCTTACGAAGACAGTGATAGCTCTGAGGATGAGGTTGACTGGCAAGACACTCGTGATGATCCCTACATACCAG CAAAACCAGTTCCTACTCCCAAAAAGGGTTTTattggaaaaggaaaagacatcACCACCAAACATGATGAAGTAGTATGTGGGAGAAAGAATACAGCCAGAATGGAAAAT tTTGCACCTGGGTTTCAGGTAGGAGATGGAATTGGAATGGATTTAAAACTATCAAACCAtgtttttaatgctttaaaaCAACATGCCTACTCAGAAGAACGTCGAAGTGCCCGCCTCCATGAGAAAAAGGAGCATTCTACGGca GAAAAAGCAGTTGATCCTAAGACACGTTTGCTTATGTATAAAATGGTCAACTCTGGAATGCTGGAGACAATCACTGGCTGTATTAGTACAGGAAAGGAATCTGTTGTCTTTCATGCATATGGCGGGAG cATGGAGGACGAAAAGGAAGATAGTAAAGTTATACCTACAGAATGTGCCATCAAGGTATTTAAAACAACCCTTAATGAGTTTAAGAATCGTGACAAATATATTAAAGATGATTTCAGGTTTAAAGATCGCTTCAGTAAACTAAATCCACGTAAGATCATCCGCATGTgggcagaaaaagaaatgcacaatCTCACAAG aATGCAGAGAGCTGGAATTCCTTGTCCAACAGTTGTACTACTCAAGAAACACATTTTAGTTATGTCTTTTATTGGTCATGATCAAGTTCCAGCCCCTAAATTAAAAGAAGTAAAGCTCAGTagtgaagaaatgaaagaagcctACTACCAAACTCTTCAT TTGATGCAGCAGTTATATAACGAATGTACACTTGTACATGCTGACCTCAGTGAGTATAACATGCTGTGGCATGCTGGGAAG GTCTGGTTGATTGACGTCAGTCAGTCTGTGGAACCAACCCATCCTCATGGCCTGGAGTTCTTGTTCCGTGACTGTAGGAATGTTTCACAG tttttCCAGAAAGGAGGAGTAAAGGAAGCCCTGGGTGAGCGAGAACTCTTTAATGCTGTTTCAGGCTTAAACATTTCAGCAGATAATGAAGCTGATTTCTTAGCTGAG ATAGAAGCTTTGGAGAAAATGAATGAAGATCATGTTcagaagaatggaaggaaagctgcttcatttttgaaagatgatGGAGGTCCACCAGTCCTATATGATGAATAG